The Paracoccus albus region CGGTCTTTCTGGACGGGTACCGGCGTGTCAGCGAAAAAATTGCCCGTATGATGGTTCCGCATCTGAAGGAAGACGACCGCATTTGGATTCAGGACTATCAGTTGATCCCTCTCGCCGCGGCGCTGCGCAAGCTGGGGGTCACGAACCGCATCGGCTTTTTTCTGCATATCCCCTTTCCCGATCCAGCGACCTGCGCCGCATTGCCCAACCCGAAAGAGATGTTTGAGTGGCTGTCGCAATATGACCTGATCGGGTTTCAGGCGCAGCGGGACGTCCGAAACTTCACTGAAAGCGCCGCCCAACTGGCAGAGATCGAAATGCCGGGCGACGACGTGATCCGGCTTTGCCAGCGTGAAACGAGGGCGGGCGCTTTTCCGATTGGTATAGATGCAGCTGGGTTCATGGGTGACGCACGCAAGGCGCGTGAAGAGGACCGGATGCGCAGTCTGACCAATTCGAAGATGATGATCGGGGTCGATCGGCTGGACTATTCGAAAGGCATTCCGCAGCGATTCCGCGCCTTTCAGCTTCTGCTGGAAAATAATCCCGACCTGACGGAAAAGGTCATGCTCCTGCAGATCGCGCCGCCCACGCGGGAATCCGTCGAGGCCTATCAGGATATCCGCGAAGAGACCGAGCATCTGGCCGGACGGATCAATGGTCAGTTCGCGACTGTGAACTGGACCCCGATCCGGTTTATCCACCGCCCGATTCCCCGTCATGAGCTTGCCGGCCTTTACCGGCAGGCGAATGTCGGGCTGGTCACGCCATTGGCCGATGGCATGAACCTTGTCGCCAAGGAATATGTCGCGGCGCAGGATGTCGCCAATCCCGGCGTTCTGATCCTGTCGCGCTTTGCCGGTGCCGCAGAAACGATGGATGAGGCACTGATCGTCAATCCGCATGATCCCTGGGACATGGCAGATGCCATGAAACGGGCGATCAATATGACCTCGAACGAGCGCCGCCGACGGCATTCTGCCCTGCTGCAGAATGTCGTCGAAAGCGATGTCGCCTGGTGGGCCGACAATTATCTGAAGAAGCTCGGCTAATGTGGTGGTTCAGCGTATCAGCGATCGACGTCGCGGTAGTTATGGACCTGCCCGCGCCAGTCACGGATTTTCCAGCGTCCCGCACCCAGTTTGGTGACCGCTTCGGAATCGAGCGGGACCTTGCCGAAGCCGCCGGGCAGATCCAGAACATATCGCGGCATTGCGACGCCAGACAAATGTCCGCGTAGCGCGGCGACAAGGGCAAGCCCTTCGTCAATTGTGGTGCGGAAATGGCTTGTGCCACGCGCAAGATCGCAATGGTGAAGGTAGTATGGCGTCACCCGCAGCGCGGTAAGCGACCGGAACAAGCGCGCAAGTGTTTCAACATCATCATTGACGCCGCGTAGCAACACCGTTTGCGACAGCAGGGCGACGCCTGAATCGGCAAGCAGCCGAATGGCGGTGCGGGCTTCCGGCGTCAGCTCATCGGCGTGATTGGTGTGAATGACAACGTAGATAGCCTTTTGGCGCTTCAGTGCCGGTGCCAGATCGGCAATCCGTTCGGGCGAGACGACCGGGACGCGGCTGTGAAAGCGGATGACCTCGACATGTTCGATCTGCTCTACCCTGTCGAGGATTTCGCCGATCCGTCTGGCCGACAGAGTCATCGGATCTCCGCCGGTCAGAATGATCTCACGAAGGGCCGGTGTTCGTTCGATATATGCCAGTGCCGCATCCAGTTCGGACCGGGGAAGGGGGCCAGCCGCCCCGACCACTTCGCGCCGAAAGCAGAATCGGCAATAGACATCGCATGTCTGTGTGACATGCATGATGGCACGGTCGGGATAGCGGTGGGTCAGCCCCGGCACCGGACTATGTGCTTCATCCCCGATAGGGTCGTGCAGTTCATCGGAGCGGACGATCAGTTCCCGCTCATCCGGCACGAATTGTGCGGCGATGGGCGCCACTCGCTGTTGCATCGCGGGTGTAATACGCACCCGAAAGCTTTCCGCCACGCGGCGCAGCTGCGGCAGATCGTCGTGCTTTGCTAAACCCTGTACTTCCAGTTCATCGACCGCAGTCAGGGCGCGCTTCTTTCGGCTCATCGGATGAAGGGCTGACAGGCTATCTAGTTGATTGCAGTCTGCATCGGGTAATAGCCGTCACGGAATTCGCCGAACTGGTCATGTAGCTCGGGATGCTCTACCGGCTCGCCCGACATGTCGGGCAGCAAATTCTGTTCCGACACATAGGCGACGTAATAGGTCGCCTCTGTCTCGGCATAGAGATGATAGAACGGCTGATCACGTTCCGGCCGATGGTCTTCGG contains the following coding sequences:
- a CDS encoding alpha,alpha-trehalose-phosphate synthase (UDP-forming), with the translated sequence MHRLVAVSNRLPLCDNPSGGLVVALQDALSNSGGLWIGFSGEQSEDPAETLTFHDGARFQRASFDLSEEDFDSYYLGYSNSVLWPAFHGRADLIEIDPVFLDGYRRVSEKIARMMVPHLKEDDRIWIQDYQLIPLAAALRKLGVTNRIGFFLHIPFPDPATCAALPNPKEMFEWLSQYDLIGFQAQRDVRNFTESAAQLAEIEMPGDDVIRLCQRETRAGAFPIGIDAAGFMGDARKAREEDRMRSLTNSKMMIGVDRLDYSKGIPQRFRAFQLLLENNPDLTEKVMLLQIAPPTRESVEAYQDIREETEHLAGRINGQFATVNWTPIRFIHRPIPRHELAGLYRQANVGLVTPLADGMNLVAKEYVAAQDVANPGVLILSRFAGAAETMDEALIVNPHDPWDMADAMKRAINMTSNERRRRHSALLQNVVESDVAWWADNYLKKLG
- a CDS encoding lysine-2,3-aminomutase-like protein gives rise to the protein MSRKKRALTAVDELEVQGLAKHDDLPQLRRVAESFRVRITPAMQQRVAPIAAQFVPDERELIVRSDELHDPIGDEAHSPVPGLTHRYPDRAIMHVTQTCDVYCRFCFRREVVGAAGPLPRSELDAALAYIERTPALREIILTGGDPMTLSARRIGEILDRVEQIEHVEVIRFHSRVPVVSPERIADLAPALKRQKAIYVVIHTNHADELTPEARTAIRLLADSGVALLSQTVLLRGVNDDVETLARLFRSLTALRVTPYYLHHCDLARGTSHFRTTIDEGLALVAALRGHLSGVAMPRYVLDLPGGFGKVPLDSEAVTKLGAGRWKIRDWRGQVHNYRDVDR
- the hspQ gene encoding heat shock protein HspQ, which translates into the protein MEVRTAKFMIGQVVRHRLHPFRGVVYDIDPEFSNTEEWFESIPEDHRPERDQPFYHLYAETEATYYVAYVSEQNLLPDMSGEPVEHPELHDQFGEFRDGYYPMQTAIN